From the genome of Glycine max cultivar Williams 82 chromosome 2, Glycine_max_v4.0, whole genome shotgun sequence, one region includes:
- the LOC100788580 gene encoding membrane protein of ER body-like protein isoform X5 yields the protein MEQEGHQWIVHPHEEEEEIMEDGALIRKQTVSHNKGNFITDELTFSSSSSSSSSSNGSEHSNGVCSVVTAPPDGYPVQKEEEVAEIGGVGENCNHVNGDIVDYAAVGLAQVAEFAGTETNGEAISGVVMSQNKNSVYFDEQQGMWKCHHCTWTKRFDSPWTVPNWNLKGYPDLMTIKTRIQHGPCFVCETKDDEVNGLNGVQNGDASVSVHLTNLGEREFDVQADQLVFQNSLCSEISDQCMKTVDNKLPSTTEISHLHNSSDIQATAITNFPEETSTKEAPILIEEIDEQLEEFDVEAVLAKQETHDLFCPNCRSCITKRVILKKRKRNTQKSGSKSKRDKPENTHNLDNEAKCDELRTRGSSQLLDSTAQPKAKQDVHANVTPEPDIVSPEPSADNNQPHGEPEVFRCLACLSFFIPSGKCLDMFRFDGASKSESARNPPIIPASNLQNPSIPQGSNANWLTSLFTWKKGGKTSDAPLEHSGAGSAEQRNSTLNSNDEPTSLEIGPSKGPLADTSDIKNVKSTSNIKHGHGGMNSLISSTNDLSSIQSGTKGAGDLMNGVQSDVQNSVDFLAEKQLLAGNQIFGKEEKKNASVDIIRTGGDVILDVERGAFESTTSHTADNIPAEDAIITELQTQVQNGEQPRDEVGEPQGWEILKSIVYGGLVESITSLGIVSSAVSSGATPLNIIALGFANIIGGLFILGDNLIDLKKDNSGEDQMQTNAQNRYQESLGRRENFLLHAVVAVLSFLIFGAVPLVIYGLLINKNYHTEVKLATVAATSIVCIILLAIGKVYTSKAPKSYIKTVLYYVTLAISASGVSYIAGNLIKDFLEKLNQPESGFAITMPISDTSMGSAWMSY from the exons ATGGAACAAGAAGGACATCAATGGATAGTGCATCctcatgaagaagaagaagaaattatgGAAGATGGTGCTTTGATAAGAAAGCAAACTGTGTCACATAACAAGGGCAATTTTATTACAGATGAATTAACTttctcatcttcatcttcatcttcttcttctagcAATGGCAGTGAGCATAGTAATGGAGTTTGTTCAGTGGTCACAGCCCCCCCAGATGGATATCCTGTTCAGAAAGAGGAAGAAGTTGCAGAGATAGGAGGTGTTGGTGAAAATTGCAACCATGTTAATGGTGATATAGTAGATTATGCAGCTGTTGGGCTTGCACAAGTGGCAGAATTTGCAGGAACAGAAACAAATGGAGAGGCCATAAGTGGTGTTGTTATGTCACAGAATAAGAACAGTGTTTACTTTGATGAGCAACAAG GAATGTGGAAATGTCACCACTGCACATGGACCAAGCGATTTGACAGTCCTTGGACTGTGCCAAATTGGAATCTTAAGGGTTACCCTGACTTGATGACTATCAAAACTAGGATTCAACATGGACCATGTTTTGTTTGTGAAACTAAAG ATGATGAAGTTAATGGACTTAATGGAGTTCAAAATGGTGATGCTTCTGTGTCTGTCCATCTAACAAATCTAGGGGAGAGAGAATTTGATGTACAAGCAGATCAGCTAGTTTTTCAAAATAGTCTATGCAGTGAAATCAGTGATCAATGTATGAAAACCGTGGACAACAAGCTCCCTTCCACTACAGAAATATCCCATTTACATAATTCATCTGACATACAAGCTACAGCTATTACAAATTTTCCTGAAGAAACAAGTACAAAGGAAGCTCCTATCCTGATAGAAGAGATTGATGAGCAACTGGAAGAATTCGATGTTGAGGCAGTATTGGCAAAACAAGAGACGCATGACTTGTTTTGTCCTAACTGCCGTTCTTGCATTACTAAAAGGGTTAtcctcaaaaaaagaaaaaggaacacTCAAAAATCAGGCAGCAAATCCAAGCGTGATAAGCCGGAGAATACTCATAATTTAGACAACGAAGCCAAGTGCGATGAGTTACGGACTAGAGGCAGCTCACAGCTGCTAGATAGTACTGCACAACCCAAAGCCAAGCAAGATGTTCATGCAAATGTAACGCCTGAACCTGATATTGTTAGTCCAGAGCCATCTGCTGATAATAATCAACCTCATGGAGAACCAGAAGTTTTCAGATGTTTAGCATGCCTCAGCTTCTTTATTCCTAGTG GGAAATGTTTAGATATGTTCCGTTTTGATGGTGCCAGTAAGAGTGAAAGTGCACGAAATCCACCAATTATACCTGCAAGCAACTTGCAGAATCCTTCAATTCCACAAGGCTCTAATGCAAATTGGCTCACATCTCTATTTACTTGGAAGAAGGGTGGAAAAACTA GTGATGCACCCCTTGAACATTCTGGAGCTGGTTCTGCTGAGCAGCGTAACTCAACATTAAATTCTAATGATGAACCAACCTCCCTTGAAATTGGTCCTTCAAAAGGTCCACTTGCTGATACATCTGATATTAAGAATGTAAAATCTACGTCAAATATTAAGCATGGACATGGAGGGATGAATTCTCTGATTTCATCAACA AATGATTTGTCATCTATACAATCCGGTACAAAAGGTGCTGGTGATTTGATGAACGGAGTGCAGAGTGATGTGCAGAATTCCGTAGATTTTTTGGCAGAGAAACAATTACTGGCTGGAAACCAGATATTCGGtaaggaagagaaaaagaatgcaTCAGTGGACATAATTAGGACAG GTGGTGATGTGATACTTGATGTAGAGAGAGGAGCATTTGAATCCACAACATCTCATACAGCAGATAATATTCCAGCTGAAGATGCTATTATAACAGAACTACAAACTCAAGTACAAAATGGTGAACAACCAAGAGATGAAGTTGGTGAACCCCAAGGATGGGAAATACTTAAAAGCATTGTCTATGGTGGTTTAGTTGAGTCAATTACTAGCCTAGGAATTGTGTCATCTGCAGTTAGTTCGGGTGCTACCCCAT TGAATATTATAGCATTGGGATTTGCAAATATCATCGGTGGACTTTTCATCCTTGGTGATAAT CTTATTGACTTGAAAAAAGATAACTCTGGAGAGGATCAAATGCAAACGAATGCGCAAAATCGGTATCAAGAATCACTAGGGCGCAGAGAGAACTTCTTGCTTCATGCTGTTGTAGCTGTTTTATCATTCCTGATATTTGGTGCTGTTCCTCTTGTTATCTATGGCCTCTTAATCAATAAGAATTACCACACCGAAGTTAAGCTCGCCACAGTAGCAGCTACATCTATTGTGTGCATCATTCTACTTGCTATTGGGAAAGTTTACACCAGCAAAGCACCCAAATCCTATATTAAAACTGTGTTATACTATGTTACATTGGCAATTTCGGCCTCAGGAGTCTCGTACATAGCAGGTAACCTAATCAAGGACTTCCTAGAGAAACTTAACCAGCCAGAATCAGGTTTTGCTATTACCATGCCCATATCAGACACAAGTATGGGATCAGCATGGATGTCTTACTGA
- the LOC100788580 gene encoding membrane protein of ER body-like protein isoform X1 — protein MEQEGHQWIVHPHEEEEEIMEDGALIRKQTVSHNKGNFITDELTFSSSSSSSSSSNGSEHSNGVCSVVTAPPDGYPVQKEEEVAEIGGVGENCNHVNGDIVDYAAVGLAQVAEFAGTETNGEAISGVVMSQNKNSVYFDEQQGMWKCHHCTWTKRFDSPWTVPNWNLKGYPDLMTIKTRIQHGPCFVCETKDDEVNGLNGVQNGDASVSVHLTNLGEREFDVQADQLVFQNSLCSEISDQCMKTVDNKLPSTTEISHLHNSSDIQATAITNFPEETSTKEAPILIEEIDEQLEEFDVEAVLAKQETHDLFCPNCRSCITKRVILKKRKRNTQKSGSKSKRDKPENTHNLDNEAKCDELRTRGSSQLLDSTAQPKAKQDVHANVTPEPDIVSPEPSADNNQPHGEPEVFRCLACLSFFIPSGKCLDMFRFDGASKSESARNPPIIPASNLQNPSIPQGSNANWLTSLFTWKKGGKTSDAPLEHSGAGSAEQRNSTLNSNDEPTSLEIGPSKGPLADTSDIKNVKSTSNIKHGHGGMNSLISSTNDLSSIQSGTKGAGDLMNGVQSDVQNSVDFLAEKQLLAGNQIFGKEEKKNASVDIIRTDNAEVMLSAATTTETIEREPEFLASTTVGSQVLKESPKDGDKTPEIVKNGYYYSLGQGAQSPLQSSGSAVLANGVASNKQNSGIDVILPSKPNIILLDNVKKEIEKGIHHPTGNENKGGDVILDVERGAFESTTSHTADNIPAEDAIITELQTQVQNGEQPRDEVGEPQGWEILKSIVYGGLVESITSLGIVSSAVSSGATPLNIIALGFANIIGGLFILGDNLIDLKKDNSGEDQMQTNAQNRYQESLGRRENFLLHAVVAVLSFLIFGAVPLVIYGLLINKNYHTEVKLATVAATSIVCIILLAIGKVYTSKAPKSYIKTVLYYVTLAISASGVSYIAGNLIKDFLEKLNQPESGFAITMPISDTSMGSAWMSY, from the exons ATGGAACAAGAAGGACATCAATGGATAGTGCATCctcatgaagaagaagaagaaattatgGAAGATGGTGCTTTGATAAGAAAGCAAACTGTGTCACATAACAAGGGCAATTTTATTACAGATGAATTAACTttctcatcttcatcttcatcttcttcttctagcAATGGCAGTGAGCATAGTAATGGAGTTTGTTCAGTGGTCACAGCCCCCCCAGATGGATATCCTGTTCAGAAAGAGGAAGAAGTTGCAGAGATAGGAGGTGTTGGTGAAAATTGCAACCATGTTAATGGTGATATAGTAGATTATGCAGCTGTTGGGCTTGCACAAGTGGCAGAATTTGCAGGAACAGAAACAAATGGAGAGGCCATAAGTGGTGTTGTTATGTCACAGAATAAGAACAGTGTTTACTTTGATGAGCAACAAG GAATGTGGAAATGTCACCACTGCACATGGACCAAGCGATTTGACAGTCCTTGGACTGTGCCAAATTGGAATCTTAAGGGTTACCCTGACTTGATGACTATCAAAACTAGGATTCAACATGGACCATGTTTTGTTTGTGAAACTAAAG ATGATGAAGTTAATGGACTTAATGGAGTTCAAAATGGTGATGCTTCTGTGTCTGTCCATCTAACAAATCTAGGGGAGAGAGAATTTGATGTACAAGCAGATCAGCTAGTTTTTCAAAATAGTCTATGCAGTGAAATCAGTGATCAATGTATGAAAACCGTGGACAACAAGCTCCCTTCCACTACAGAAATATCCCATTTACATAATTCATCTGACATACAAGCTACAGCTATTACAAATTTTCCTGAAGAAACAAGTACAAAGGAAGCTCCTATCCTGATAGAAGAGATTGATGAGCAACTGGAAGAATTCGATGTTGAGGCAGTATTGGCAAAACAAGAGACGCATGACTTGTTTTGTCCTAACTGCCGTTCTTGCATTACTAAAAGGGTTAtcctcaaaaaaagaaaaaggaacacTCAAAAATCAGGCAGCAAATCCAAGCGTGATAAGCCGGAGAATACTCATAATTTAGACAACGAAGCCAAGTGCGATGAGTTACGGACTAGAGGCAGCTCACAGCTGCTAGATAGTACTGCACAACCCAAAGCCAAGCAAGATGTTCATGCAAATGTAACGCCTGAACCTGATATTGTTAGTCCAGAGCCATCTGCTGATAATAATCAACCTCATGGAGAACCAGAAGTTTTCAGATGTTTAGCATGCCTCAGCTTCTTTATTCCTAGTG GGAAATGTTTAGATATGTTCCGTTTTGATGGTGCCAGTAAGAGTGAAAGTGCACGAAATCCACCAATTATACCTGCAAGCAACTTGCAGAATCCTTCAATTCCACAAGGCTCTAATGCAAATTGGCTCACATCTCTATTTACTTGGAAGAAGGGTGGAAAAACTA GTGATGCACCCCTTGAACATTCTGGAGCTGGTTCTGCTGAGCAGCGTAACTCAACATTAAATTCTAATGATGAACCAACCTCCCTTGAAATTGGTCCTTCAAAAGGTCCACTTGCTGATACATCTGATATTAAGAATGTAAAATCTACGTCAAATATTAAGCATGGACATGGAGGGATGAATTCTCTGATTTCATCAACA AATGATTTGTCATCTATACAATCCGGTACAAAAGGTGCTGGTGATTTGATGAACGGAGTGCAGAGTGATGTGCAGAATTCCGTAGATTTTTTGGCAGAGAAACAATTACTGGCTGGAAACCAGATATTCGGtaaggaagagaaaaagaatgcaTCAGTGGACATAATTAGGACAG ATAATGCTGAAGTTATGTTGTCGGCTGCTACTACAACTGAAACAATTGAAAGGGAACCTGAATTTCTTGCTTCAACAACTGTAGGGTCTCAAGTCCTTAAGGAGTCACCAAAAGATGGAGACAAGACACCAGAAATTGTTAAGAATGGTTATTATTACTCTTTAGGACAAGGAGCACAATCACCACTTCAATCATCTGGCAGTGCAGTACTAGCAAATGGTGTAGCTAGTAATAAACAAAATTCTGGAATAGATGTTATCTTGCCATCAAAACCAAATATTATACTACTTGATAATGTGAAAAAGGAAATTGAAAAGGGAATACATCATCCTAccggaaatgaaaataaag GTGGTGATGTGATACTTGATGTAGAGAGAGGAGCATTTGAATCCACAACATCTCATACAGCAGATAATATTCCAGCTGAAGATGCTATTATAACAGAACTACAAACTCAAGTACAAAATGGTGAACAACCAAGAGATGAAGTTGGTGAACCCCAAGGATGGGAAATACTTAAAAGCATTGTCTATGGTGGTTTAGTTGAGTCAATTACTAGCCTAGGAATTGTGTCATCTGCAGTTAGTTCGGGTGCTACCCCAT TGAATATTATAGCATTGGGATTTGCAAATATCATCGGTGGACTTTTCATCCTTGGTGATAAT CTTATTGACTTGAAAAAAGATAACTCTGGAGAGGATCAAATGCAAACGAATGCGCAAAATCGGTATCAAGAATCACTAGGGCGCAGAGAGAACTTCTTGCTTCATGCTGTTGTAGCTGTTTTATCATTCCTGATATTTGGTGCTGTTCCTCTTGTTATCTATGGCCTCTTAATCAATAAGAATTACCACACCGAAGTTAAGCTCGCCACAGTAGCAGCTACATCTATTGTGTGCATCATTCTACTTGCTATTGGGAAAGTTTACACCAGCAAAGCACCCAAATCCTATATTAAAACTGTGTTATACTATGTTACATTGGCAATTTCGGCCTCAGGAGTCTCGTACATAGCAGGTAACCTAATCAAGGACTTCCTAGAGAAACTTAACCAGCCAGAATCAGGTTTTGCTATTACCATGCCCATATCAGACACAAGTATGGGATCAGCATGGATGTCTTACTGA
- the LOC100788580 gene encoding membrane protein of ER body-like protein isoform X3, whose protein sequence is MEQEGHQWIVHPHEEEEEIMEDGALIRKQTVSHNKGNFITDELTFSSSSSSSSSSNGSEHSNGVCSVVTAPPDGYPVQKEEEVAEIGGVGENCNHVNGDIVDYAAVGLAQVAEFAGTETNGEAISGVVMSQNKNSVYFDEQQDDEVNGLNGVQNGDASVSVHLTNLGEREFDVQADQLVFQNSLCSEISDQCMKTVDNKLPSTTEISHLHNSSDIQATAITNFPEETSTKEAPILIEEIDEQLEEFDVEAVLAKQETHDLFCPNCRSCITKRVILKKRKRNTQKSGSKSKRDKPENTHNLDNEAKCDELRTRGSSQLLDSTAQPKAKQDVHANVTPEPDIVSPEPSADNNQPHGEPEVFRCLACLSFFIPSGKCLDMFRFDGASKSESARNPPIIPASNLQNPSIPQGSNANWLTSLFTWKKGGKTSDAPLEHSGAGSAEQRNSTLNSNDEPTSLEIGPSKGPLADTSDIKNVKSTSNIKHGHGGMNSLISSTNDLSSIQSGTKGAGDLMNGVQSDVQNSVDFLAEKQLLAGNQIFGKEEKKNASVDIIRTDNAEVMLSAATTTETIEREPEFLASTTVGSQVLKESPKDGDKTPEIVKNGYYYSLGQGAQSPLQSSGSAVLANGVASNKQNSGIDVILPSKPNIILLDNVKKEIEKGIHHPTGNENKGGDVILDVERGAFESTTSHTADNIPAEDAIITELQTQVQNGEQPRDEVGEPQGWEILKSIVYGGLVESITSLGIVSSAVSSGATPLNIIALGFANIIGGLFILGDNLIDLKKDNSGEDQMQTNAQNRYQESLGRRENFLLHAVVAVLSFLIFGAVPLVIYGLLINKNYHTEVKLATVAATSIVCIILLAIGKVYTSKAPKSYIKTVLYYVTLAISASGVSYIAGNLIKDFLEKLNQPESGFAITMPISDTSMGSAWMSY, encoded by the exons ATGGAACAAGAAGGACATCAATGGATAGTGCATCctcatgaagaagaagaagaaattatgGAAGATGGTGCTTTGATAAGAAAGCAAACTGTGTCACATAACAAGGGCAATTTTATTACAGATGAATTAACTttctcatcttcatcttcatcttcttcttctagcAATGGCAGTGAGCATAGTAATGGAGTTTGTTCAGTGGTCACAGCCCCCCCAGATGGATATCCTGTTCAGAAAGAGGAAGAAGTTGCAGAGATAGGAGGTGTTGGTGAAAATTGCAACCATGTTAATGGTGATATAGTAGATTATGCAGCTGTTGGGCTTGCACAAGTGGCAGAATTTGCAGGAACAGAAACAAATGGAGAGGCCATAAGTGGTGTTGTTATGTCACAGAATAAGAACAGTGTTTACTTTGATGAGCAACAAG ATGATGAAGTTAATGGACTTAATGGAGTTCAAAATGGTGATGCTTCTGTGTCTGTCCATCTAACAAATCTAGGGGAGAGAGAATTTGATGTACAAGCAGATCAGCTAGTTTTTCAAAATAGTCTATGCAGTGAAATCAGTGATCAATGTATGAAAACCGTGGACAACAAGCTCCCTTCCACTACAGAAATATCCCATTTACATAATTCATCTGACATACAAGCTACAGCTATTACAAATTTTCCTGAAGAAACAAGTACAAAGGAAGCTCCTATCCTGATAGAAGAGATTGATGAGCAACTGGAAGAATTCGATGTTGAGGCAGTATTGGCAAAACAAGAGACGCATGACTTGTTTTGTCCTAACTGCCGTTCTTGCATTACTAAAAGGGTTAtcctcaaaaaaagaaaaaggaacacTCAAAAATCAGGCAGCAAATCCAAGCGTGATAAGCCGGAGAATACTCATAATTTAGACAACGAAGCCAAGTGCGATGAGTTACGGACTAGAGGCAGCTCACAGCTGCTAGATAGTACTGCACAACCCAAAGCCAAGCAAGATGTTCATGCAAATGTAACGCCTGAACCTGATATTGTTAGTCCAGAGCCATCTGCTGATAATAATCAACCTCATGGAGAACCAGAAGTTTTCAGATGTTTAGCATGCCTCAGCTTCTTTATTCCTAGTG GGAAATGTTTAGATATGTTCCGTTTTGATGGTGCCAGTAAGAGTGAAAGTGCACGAAATCCACCAATTATACCTGCAAGCAACTTGCAGAATCCTTCAATTCCACAAGGCTCTAATGCAAATTGGCTCACATCTCTATTTACTTGGAAGAAGGGTGGAAAAACTA GTGATGCACCCCTTGAACATTCTGGAGCTGGTTCTGCTGAGCAGCGTAACTCAACATTAAATTCTAATGATGAACCAACCTCCCTTGAAATTGGTCCTTCAAAAGGTCCACTTGCTGATACATCTGATATTAAGAATGTAAAATCTACGTCAAATATTAAGCATGGACATGGAGGGATGAATTCTCTGATTTCATCAACA AATGATTTGTCATCTATACAATCCGGTACAAAAGGTGCTGGTGATTTGATGAACGGAGTGCAGAGTGATGTGCAGAATTCCGTAGATTTTTTGGCAGAGAAACAATTACTGGCTGGAAACCAGATATTCGGtaaggaagagaaaaagaatgcaTCAGTGGACATAATTAGGACAG ATAATGCTGAAGTTATGTTGTCGGCTGCTACTACAACTGAAACAATTGAAAGGGAACCTGAATTTCTTGCTTCAACAACTGTAGGGTCTCAAGTCCTTAAGGAGTCACCAAAAGATGGAGACAAGACACCAGAAATTGTTAAGAATGGTTATTATTACTCTTTAGGACAAGGAGCACAATCACCACTTCAATCATCTGGCAGTGCAGTACTAGCAAATGGTGTAGCTAGTAATAAACAAAATTCTGGAATAGATGTTATCTTGCCATCAAAACCAAATATTATACTACTTGATAATGTGAAAAAGGAAATTGAAAAGGGAATACATCATCCTAccggaaatgaaaataaag GTGGTGATGTGATACTTGATGTAGAGAGAGGAGCATTTGAATCCACAACATCTCATACAGCAGATAATATTCCAGCTGAAGATGCTATTATAACAGAACTACAAACTCAAGTACAAAATGGTGAACAACCAAGAGATGAAGTTGGTGAACCCCAAGGATGGGAAATACTTAAAAGCATTGTCTATGGTGGTTTAGTTGAGTCAATTACTAGCCTAGGAATTGTGTCATCTGCAGTTAGTTCGGGTGCTACCCCAT TGAATATTATAGCATTGGGATTTGCAAATATCATCGGTGGACTTTTCATCCTTGGTGATAAT CTTATTGACTTGAAAAAAGATAACTCTGGAGAGGATCAAATGCAAACGAATGCGCAAAATCGGTATCAAGAATCACTAGGGCGCAGAGAGAACTTCTTGCTTCATGCTGTTGTAGCTGTTTTATCATTCCTGATATTTGGTGCTGTTCCTCTTGTTATCTATGGCCTCTTAATCAATAAGAATTACCACACCGAAGTTAAGCTCGCCACAGTAGCAGCTACATCTATTGTGTGCATCATTCTACTTGCTATTGGGAAAGTTTACACCAGCAAAGCACCCAAATCCTATATTAAAACTGTGTTATACTATGTTACATTGGCAATTTCGGCCTCAGGAGTCTCGTACATAGCAGGTAACCTAATCAAGGACTTCCTAGAGAAACTTAACCAGCCAGAATCAGGTTTTGCTATTACCATGCCCATATCAGACACAAGTATGGGATCAGCATGGATGTCTTACTGA
- the LOC100788580 gene encoding membrane protein of ER body-like protein isoform X4 — MEQEGHQWIVHPHEEEEEIMEDGALIRKQTVSHNKGNFITDELTFSSSSSSSSSSNGSEHSNGVCSVVTAPPDGYPVQKEEEVAEIGGVGENCNHVNGDIVDYAAVGLAQVAEFAGTETNGEAISGVVMSQNKNSVYFDEQQDDEVNGLNGVQNGDASVSVHLTNLGEREFDVQADQLVFQNSLCSEISDQCMKTVDNKLPSTTEISHLHNSSDIQATAITNFPEETSTKEAPILIEEIDEQLEEFDVEAVLAKQETHDLFCPNCRSCITKRVILKKRKRNTQKSGSKSKRDKPENTHNLDNEAKCDELRTRGSSQLLDSTAQPKAKQDVHANVTPEPDIVSPEPSADNNQPHGEPEVFRCLACLSFFIPSGKCLDMFRFDGASKSESARNPPIIPASNLQNPSIPQGSNANWLTSLFTWKKGGKTSDAPLEHSGAGSAEQRNSTLNSNDEPTSLEIGPSKGPLADTSDIKNVKSTSNIKHGHGGMNSLISSTNDLSSIQSGTKGAGDLMNGVQSDVQNSVDFLAEKQLLAGNQIFGKEEKKNASVDIIRTGSQVLKESPKDGDKTPEIVKNGYYYSLGQGAQSPLQSSGSAVLANGVASNKQNSGIDVILPSKPNIILLDNVKKEIEKGIHHPTGNENKGGDVILDVERGAFESTTSHTADNIPAEDAIITELQTQVQNGEQPRDEVGEPQGWEILKSIVYGGLVESITSLGIVSSAVSSGATPLNIIALGFANIIGGLFILGDNLIDLKKDNSGEDQMQTNAQNRYQESLGRRENFLLHAVVAVLSFLIFGAVPLVIYGLLINKNYHTEVKLATVAATSIVCIILLAIGKVYTSKAPKSYIKTVLYYVTLAISASGVSYIAGNLIKDFLEKLNQPESGFAITMPISDTSMGSAWMSY, encoded by the exons ATGGAACAAGAAGGACATCAATGGATAGTGCATCctcatgaagaagaagaagaaattatgGAAGATGGTGCTTTGATAAGAAAGCAAACTGTGTCACATAACAAGGGCAATTTTATTACAGATGAATTAACTttctcatcttcatcttcatcttcttcttctagcAATGGCAGTGAGCATAGTAATGGAGTTTGTTCAGTGGTCACAGCCCCCCCAGATGGATATCCTGTTCAGAAAGAGGAAGAAGTTGCAGAGATAGGAGGTGTTGGTGAAAATTGCAACCATGTTAATGGTGATATAGTAGATTATGCAGCTGTTGGGCTTGCACAAGTGGCAGAATTTGCAGGAACAGAAACAAATGGAGAGGCCATAAGTGGTGTTGTTATGTCACAGAATAAGAACAGTGTTTACTTTGATGAGCAACAAG ATGATGAAGTTAATGGACTTAATGGAGTTCAAAATGGTGATGCTTCTGTGTCTGTCCATCTAACAAATCTAGGGGAGAGAGAATTTGATGTACAAGCAGATCAGCTAGTTTTTCAAAATAGTCTATGCAGTGAAATCAGTGATCAATGTATGAAAACCGTGGACAACAAGCTCCCTTCCACTACAGAAATATCCCATTTACATAATTCATCTGACATACAAGCTACAGCTATTACAAATTTTCCTGAAGAAACAAGTACAAAGGAAGCTCCTATCCTGATAGAAGAGATTGATGAGCAACTGGAAGAATTCGATGTTGAGGCAGTATTGGCAAAACAAGAGACGCATGACTTGTTTTGTCCTAACTGCCGTTCTTGCATTACTAAAAGGGTTAtcctcaaaaaaagaaaaaggaacacTCAAAAATCAGGCAGCAAATCCAAGCGTGATAAGCCGGAGAATACTCATAATTTAGACAACGAAGCCAAGTGCGATGAGTTACGGACTAGAGGCAGCTCACAGCTGCTAGATAGTACTGCACAACCCAAAGCCAAGCAAGATGTTCATGCAAATGTAACGCCTGAACCTGATATTGTTAGTCCAGAGCCATCTGCTGATAATAATCAACCTCATGGAGAACCAGAAGTTTTCAGATGTTTAGCATGCCTCAGCTTCTTTATTCCTAGTG GGAAATGTTTAGATATGTTCCGTTTTGATGGTGCCAGTAAGAGTGAAAGTGCACGAAATCCACCAATTATACCTGCAAGCAACTTGCAGAATCCTTCAATTCCACAAGGCTCTAATGCAAATTGGCTCACATCTCTATTTACTTGGAAGAAGGGTGGAAAAACTA GTGATGCACCCCTTGAACATTCTGGAGCTGGTTCTGCTGAGCAGCGTAACTCAACATTAAATTCTAATGATGAACCAACCTCCCTTGAAATTGGTCCTTCAAAAGGTCCACTTGCTGATACATCTGATATTAAGAATGTAAAATCTACGTCAAATATTAAGCATGGACATGGAGGGATGAATTCTCTGATTTCATCAACA AATGATTTGTCATCTATACAATCCGGTACAAAAGGTGCTGGTGATTTGATGAACGGAGTGCAGAGTGATGTGCAGAATTCCGTAGATTTTTTGGCAGAGAAACAATTACTGGCTGGAAACCAGATATTCGGtaaggaagagaaaaagaatgcaTCAGTGGACATAATTAGGACAG GGTCTCAAGTCCTTAAGGAGTCACCAAAAGATGGAGACAAGACACCAGAAATTGTTAAGAATGGTTATTATTACTCTTTAGGACAAGGAGCACAATCACCACTTCAATCATCTGGCAGTGCAGTACTAGCAAATGGTGTAGCTAGTAATAAACAAAATTCTGGAATAGATGTTATCTTGCCATCAAAACCAAATATTATACTACTTGATAATGTGAAAAAGGAAATTGAAAAGGGAATACATCATCCTAccggaaatgaaaataaag GTGGTGATGTGATACTTGATGTAGAGAGAGGAGCATTTGAATCCACAACATCTCATACAGCAGATAATATTCCAGCTGAAGATGCTATTATAACAGAACTACAAACTCAAGTACAAAATGGTGAACAACCAAGAGATGAAGTTGGTGAACCCCAAGGATGGGAAATACTTAAAAGCATTGTCTATGGTGGTTTAGTTGAGTCAATTACTAGCCTAGGAATTGTGTCATCTGCAGTTAGTTCGGGTGCTACCCCAT TGAATATTATAGCATTGGGATTTGCAAATATCATCGGTGGACTTTTCATCCTTGGTGATAAT CTTATTGACTTGAAAAAAGATAACTCTGGAGAGGATCAAATGCAAACGAATGCGCAAAATCGGTATCAAGAATCACTAGGGCGCAGAGAGAACTTCTTGCTTCATGCTGTTGTAGCTGTTTTATCATTCCTGATATTTGGTGCTGTTCCTCTTGTTATCTATGGCCTCTTAATCAATAAGAATTACCACACCGAAGTTAAGCTCGCCACAGTAGCAGCTACATCTATTGTGTGCATCATTCTACTTGCTATTGGGAAAGTTTACACCAGCAAAGCACCCAAATCCTATATTAAAACTGTGTTATACTATGTTACATTGGCAATTTCGGCCTCAGGAGTCTCGTACATAGCAGGTAACCTAATCAAGGACTTCCTAGAGAAACTTAACCAGCCAGAATCAGGTTTTGCTATTACCATGCCCATATCAGACACAAGTATGGGATCAGCATGGATGTCTTACTGA